The Granulicella sp. 5B5 nucleotide sequence GCCTACGTCCACATGCACGAACTGGCTCTTGGGGTAGTAGCCGACACCACCGGCGTCGAGACTGAGCGCTGCGTTGCGGAGGCGCGCGGTGGGCACGCCAGGCACGCGGATGTCGATGGCATGGCCCAGAATGTGCTGCGAGTGCTCAGCGACGCCTGTGTACGCAGCCTGCTCGCGGAGCAGCTCGTTGGTCTCGGCGGTGCGGTAGCCGCAGACAATATCGACGATACCGTTGGGCTTGCCGAGCCGAGCCATCAGGTTGTGCAGGAGGTCGAACTCCTTGGGGTCGTACTGCGTGACCTCGTTGGTGCGGTGGTCGCGGAGGAAGGTGTTGAGCTTGTCGAGCGCCTCGGGGATGTAGGTGTCGCCGATGCGGTAGACGATGTCGATGGACTCGCCGGTGTGCATGGCGGCCAGGCGCAGGGAGTATTCCTTGCCGTCGGTCGGCAGCTCGGTGTCAGCATCAGGCAGAACGCCGGGAGGCAGCAGCGGCAGCATAAGGATGCTGGCCATGGCGTGGCTGCTGTGCGCGTGCACCCGTGGGTGGCGGGCAGAGGCTGTTGCGGAGAGGCAGCAGAGAACGACGGCACTAAGTGCGACCGTTGCCGTCCTGCGCGAGAGGAACCTGGACAAAGAAAGGGTGCGAGCAGAACGAAGATGGATCAACGGAGGTTCTCCAAGAAGAAAAGGTGCGACACAGAAGACAATTAGGGCAGGTGAGACGTTCGCTGCGTGGGTCGTGCAAATGGCGGGGGACATATCGAAAACGCCATTCGTCATTTCGTTTCACGATTCTACCCTGAAAAGCGCCTTCGCCCAATCATCGGAGTCCGTTTGCGGTGCCTGGATGGTAACTGCGGGCTTAAGCCTTTGATTTTCGTAGTTTAGGGGATGGATCGTCGGGGTTTATGGAAGGTTCTTCAGAACGGGAGGCGGACTCAAGCTCTGTACTATCTTTGTCAGGCTGCGACTCGTAGATGGCTTCGACCCGTTCGAGGGTGTCAATCTCTTCGACCGGCTTGTCGTCCCGGATGCGGAGGATGCGCGGAAAACGCAGGGCAAAGCCGCTGGAGTGGCGGTCAGACCGCATGATGTTGTTGAAGGCTACCTCGAGCACGCGGAGGGGTTCGACGGTGCGGAAGTGGCCGCGGTCGACCAGCGTGTGCGCCTTGAGCCAGGCGGTAAGCTCGGCGATCTCGGCGTCGGTGACGCCGGAGTAGGCCTTGCCGACGTTAAGCAGCTCAGGCTCGCCAGTGGCAGAGATGCCGCGCACGGCGAAGGTGTAGTCCGAGAGCAGGCCGGCGCGGCGGCCGTGGCCGTACTCGGCGCCGGTGATGACGACGTCGAGCGTGGCGAGCTCGCGCTTGAGCTTGACCCAGGCGAGGCCGCGGCGGCCGGGCTGGTAGGCGGACTTGGCGGCCTTGAGCATGACGCCTTCGTTGGCGCGGGCGCGGGCTTCGGCGTAGGCGCGGTCGATCTGCTCGGCACTCTCGACGCGCTGCGTGGGCGAGAGGCGCAGGCGCTGCAGCGGCGCGGCGGGGTTTGCAGATACAAAGAGGCTGCCCTGTGCGGTGTCGTGGTCGGCGTCGAGCGGTGCGACGGCCTTGGGACCTAGCTGCGCGATGACCTGTTCGAGGCGCGCGCGCCGCTCGTGCAGCGGGAGGGCGAGCAGCAGATCTTCGCCTTGAAAGAGTATGTCGAAGGCCATGAAGACGACGGGGACCTGGCGGCGCATAGCGCTGTCTATGCGCTTGCGGCCGATGCGCTGGCCGAGCCGCGCAAAGGGCAACGCCTTCTCGGCGGCGAAGTCCCATGCGAGGATCTCGCCGTCGAGTATCAGTGGCTGTTTTCGCCCGCGCAGAGCTTGCTGCAGGGCTTCGACCAGCTCCGGGAAGCTTTCTGTGATCTCCTCGCGAGTGCGGGAGTAGAGCGCGACGCGGCCCGGCTGCGTGGGGTCGCCGCAGTGCAGCTGCGCACGCATGCCGTCGAACTTGTCTTCGAGGAAAGCATGGATGCGCGGCGCATCGCTGGCTTCAGCGTCTGGTAGCGGCTTGCCGGTGAAGCGCTCGACGGCCTCCTCGGGTATTTCCACCGGTGAGGCGAGCATGAAGCCGAGCGGGTGGAAGAGGCGCATGTGGGCCTGCGCGAGCGTGCTGGCGAAGGCCATACGGACGACGCGGGCGAGGTCAGCCTCAAGCATCACGGCGTGGCGGATGGCGGTGAGCTCCGCCTCCGCGGCGACAGCGATGGCCTCTTCAATGAGGCTCTGCTTTACACCGATGCGCATGTCGCCGAGCATGAGCTTGAGCAGGTACTTGGCCTCCAGCGCGGTGGCGCGGCGGAGCAGGCCTTCGACGAGAGCGGCGCGCGAGGCAGTCGTGCGCGCGATGGCCATAGCCGCGAAGGCCTCTTCGACTTCGGCCAAGGTAAGCGTTTCGGCGATGCCGTCGGGCCAGACATCAGAGGCGGCAGCGCCCATGTCGCCGTGGCGGCGATAGGCGGCGGTGAGTTCTGTGTCTGTTGCGCTGGAGACAGCCTTGACCGCGCGCGATAACAGAGCTCCGCCAGCACTGAGCTTGCGTGGATCGGCCTCCGCAAAAGGCTGCCCGGCGAGGTAGAGGCAGAGCAGGCCAGCGTCGTCGCTGCCGCTGGCGGCCTGCGTCGCGCGCACAGCTTCGGCGATGGCCGCGCGCTTCTTCAGGCGGCCGGGTTCGGCCGCGAGCGTCTCCGCCAGGGTCGCGAGCTGTGCGAACAGTGCCATGCCACTAGCATCGCCTATGCAGCTTCATCCGCTCAAAGTAGGGGATGCTCCTACAATCGAAGCTGAACTGGAGACCCTGCCACCCTGCCTCGCCGAACGCTCATCTCGCTGGCTGTCGCTGTGCTTGCCGCATGGCTGCACGCGCAGCAGCCCGCGTCTGGCGATAGGCTGGCGGACGTGCTCGTGCATCTGGGCGCGCAGGCGACGGCGCTTGACCGCTCCCTGCCGAGTTTTACCTGCCTGCAGAAGGCCAACAGCGATGAGCTGCGCGAGGGCAGGCACGACCAACCCGCGAAGGTGCTGCGGCATGTGGAGTTCACCGCGAACCTGCGCGTACGGCGGCTTGCCGATGGCAAGCTGGCTGAGTCCGCGGAGTTCCTGACCGTAAACGGCAAGCCTTTCGACGCCAATGGATTTACGATGCCCGCCTACGCGCAGGGCGGGTTTCTGCAGGCGGTGAGCTACTTTCTGCCCGATCAGCAGAGATGCTACGTCTACACGCTGGCGGGCAACCGCGTGGACTTTACCGCTGCGCCGAACGCTGCCGCGGACAGCCACTGCCGCAGCGCGGGCACAACGGGCTTTGCGCTGCTGGATGACGACGGCAACCTGAAGCACATCGAGCGCAATGTCTCCGCCTATGGCGCGGCTGTCTATCACCTGATTCCGCACGCCGAAGTGGACATGGTGCCGGTGACGCTGAATGGCGTGACGTATCCGCTGTCGAGCCATCTGGTCTCGGAGCGGCCCAACGGGCGGTTTCTCGACCGCTTTGAGTCCCGTTATACAGGCTGCAAGCTGTTTACAGCGACGGTGATTATTGGGCCGGTCACCAGTATGCCTGAGGTGCCAAAGTGATGGCACTTACAGGGTCTTGGCTCACCATCGGTATCCAATGAGAGTCGTAACGCTGACAACACACGCAAGATGACGGCGATGTCATGCAAATCGCCGCAGGTTGAAGGAGAATCCATGGAGCAGGCTCCGGTTGCGCGCCTCATATATTCGCTAGGGTGATAGTAGACATGCAATGCACGCGCACAACTGTTGATCAGCATCGCCTCCGCTCTTTTTCGAACTCTTCTGCGATTCAGCTCTCGTTGCTGCTTGCGTTCGCAGCGTGCGCATCGGCGCAGACGCTCGTCTCCAGCTCTGCTCTGCCTGACGATCCTGGCTACGCGCTGCAGCAGATGGCCGCGTCCCCACAGGACAGCTCCGGCCTGATTGAAGGCACGGTTACAGACGCCCAGGGAGACCTGGTTCCCGGCGCGATCGTGACGCTGGAGCAGAAGGGTCACACCCATCTGCGTGCGGAGACGAGCGACTCGGCCGGACATTTTCTGTTCGCGGGCGTCACGGGTGGCACGTATACCGTGCTGGTCTCCGCACACAATTTAAAGACCTATCTTTCGCAGCCGATTGTGGAGCTGCCGGGCCAGCACAACGACCTGCCGCCGATTGCTCTGGCAGTGGCCGCTTCGACCAGCGTGAATGTCTCGGCGAATTCCGAGCAGGTGGCCGAGCAGGAGCTGGACCTGGAGACCAAGCAACGCGTGATCGGCATCATCCCGAACTTCTTCACCAGCTTTGTGTATGACGCCGCGCCGCTGGACACTCGGCAGAAGTTCAAGCTGACCATGCGCAGCCTGATCGACCCGACCGCGTTCCTCTCCGTGGCGATTACCGCAGGCGCGGAGCAGTATGAGGACACCTTCCCGAGCTGGGGCAACAGCGATGCAGCCAGCTACGGCAAGCGCTACGCCGCAGGGTACGGCGACGAGTTGCTGACACGCGGCTTCAGTTACGCGATCTACCCTTCGATCTTCCACCAGGACCCGCGCTACTTCTACCTTGGGCCGACGAGCTCGACGCGCAAGCGCGTGCTGCACGCAATCGAGTCGGGGATTATTACGCGAGGCGACAACGGGAAGAACGAGTTCAACTACTCCTACCTGCTGGGCGCCGCGTCGGGTGGCGCGCTCTCCAGCTTGTACCACCCGGCGTCGGACGGGCCGGGCAAGCTGGCTGGGCTGAATGTGGGTGTCGGCATCGGCGGCAAGGCCATCCAGGGGCTCATTCGCGAGTTCATC carries:
- a CDS encoding DUF882 domain-containing protein — protein: MASILMLPLLPPGVLPDADTELPTDGKEYSLRLAAMHTGESIDIVYRIGDTYIPEALDKLNTFLRDHRTNEVTQYDPKEFDLLHNLMARLGKPNGIVDIVCGYRTAETNELLREQAAYTGVAEHSQHILGHAIDIRVPGVPTARLRNAALSLDAGGVGYYPKSQFVHVDVGPVRQWTFAGGRNHMGRRRHRVSRRHTT
- a CDS encoding ATP-dependent DNA ligase — its product is MALFAQLATLAETLAAEPGRLKKRAAIAEAVRATQAASGSDDAGLLCLYLAGQPFAEADPRKLSAGGALLSRAVKAVSSATDTELTAAYRRHGDMGAAASDVWPDGIAETLTLAEVEEAFAAMAIARTTASRAALVEGLLRRATALEAKYLLKLMLGDMRIGVKQSLIEEAIAVAAEAELTAIRHAVMLEADLARVVRMAFASTLAQAHMRLFHPLGFMLASPVEIPEEAVERFTGKPLPDAEASDAPRIHAFLEDKFDGMRAQLHCGDPTQPGRVALYSRTREEITESFPELVEALQQALRGRKQPLILDGEILAWDFAAEKALPFARLGQRIGRKRIDSAMRRQVPVVFMAFDILFQGEDLLLALPLHERRARLEQVIAQLGPKAVAPLDADHDTAQGSLFVSANPAAPLQRLRLSPTQRVESAEQIDRAYAEARARANEGVMLKAAKSAYQPGRRGLAWVKLKRELATLDVVITGAEYGHGRRAGLLSDYTFAVRGISATGEPELLNVGKAYSGVTDAEIAELTAWLKAHTLVDRGHFRTVEPLRVLEVAFNNIMRSDRHSSGFALRFPRILRIRDDKPVEEIDTLERVEAIYESQPDKDSTELESASRSEEPSINPDDPSPKLRKSKA
- a CDS encoding carboxypeptidase-like regulatory domain-containing protein; its protein translation is MQCTRTTVDQHRLRSFSNSSAIQLSLLLAFAACASAQTLVSSSALPDDPGYALQQMAASPQDSSGLIEGTVTDAQGDLVPGAIVTLEQKGHTHLRAETSDSAGHFLFAGVTGGTYTVLVSAHNLKTYLSQPIVELPGQHNDLPPIALAVAASTSVNVSANSEQVAEQELDLETKQRVIGIIPNFFTSFVYDAAPLDTRQKFKLTMRSLIDPTAFLSVAITAGAEQYEDTFPSWGNSDAASYGKRYAAGYGDELLTRGFSYAIYPSIFHQDPRYFYLGPTSSTRKRVLHAIESGIITRGDNGKNEFNYSYLLGAASGGALSSLYHPASDGPGKLAGLNVGVGIGGKAIQGLIREFIWPRFTTHVPAYATGKTAPTAPAKP